From the Microbacterium thalassium genome, one window contains:
- a CDS encoding IS30 family transposase, with protein MRAAGVSRRDAASQAGVDEHTAHDWDYGIRKVSNARLYPDGRRVDYTTGMTTYVDQVSPPPVTALEAELHPRFLTLVDRETIADLHRQHLSLREIGRRLGRPASTVKRELDNHRSRDGSYRPYAAHRAWARSRPRPKNSKLTVDGPLRAYVTDKLGVHWSPEQICHALVKEFPDDESMRVSTETIYQAIYVQARGGLRREIADALRTGRTRRKPHRHPDQRTPRFTDPMVMISDRPAEVEDRAVPGHWEGDLIVGTGSQSAIVTLVERTTRYVLLGHLPAGHTAEQVRDVLVPLIGTLPAHLRGSLTWDQGSEMAAHKQFTIATDVPVYFCDPHSPWQRGSNENTNGLLRQYFPKGTDLTVYGPEDLEHVAQELNGRPRKTLGWDTPAERLRDLLTTT; from the coding sequence CTGCGGGCGGCTGGGGTCAGTCGTCGCGACGCTGCCTCGCAGGCGGGGGTCGATGAGCACACGGCTCATGACTGGGACTATGGGATCCGCAAGGTCAGCAACGCGCGCCTGTACCCGGACGGGCGCCGGGTGGACTACACCACGGGTATGACCACCTACGTTGACCAGGTGTCGCCACCGCCGGTGACGGCGCTGGAGGCGGAGCTGCATCCGCGGTTCCTGACGCTCGTCGATCGGGAGACGATCGCGGACCTGCACCGTCAGCACCTGTCGTTGCGAGAGATCGGCAGACGGTTGGGCCGGCCGGCATCGACGGTCAAACGGGAGCTCGACAACCACCGGTCCCGGGACGGCTCCTACCGCCCCTACGCGGCGCACCGCGCCTGGGCCCGGAGCCGCCCTCGCCCCAAGAACAGCAAGCTCACCGTTGACGGTCCGCTGCGCGCGTACGTGACCGACAAGCTCGGAGTGCACTGGTCGCCGGAGCAGATCTGCCACGCTCTGGTCAAGGAGTTCCCCGACGACGAGAGCATGCGCGTGAGCACCGAGACGATCTACCAGGCGATCTACGTCCAAGCCCGCGGCGGTCTGCGCCGCGAGATCGCCGACGCGTTGCGCACCGGACGCACCCGCCGCAAACCCCACCGGCACCCGGACCAGCGCACGCCGCGGTTCACCGACCCGATGGTGATGATCTCCGACCGCCCCGCCGAGGTCGAAGACCGCGCCGTTCCCGGACACTGGGAAGGAGACCTGATCGTCGGCACCGGATCGCAATCCGCGATCGTGACCCTCGTCGAACGCACCACGAGATACGTCCTGCTCGGCCACCTGCCCGCCGGGCACACCGCCGAACAAGTCCGCGACGTCCTCGTCCCGCTGATCGGCACCCTGCCCGCGCACCTGCGCGGGTCGCTGACCTGGGACCAAGGCAGCGAGATGGCCGCGCACAAGCAGTTCACGATCGCGACCGACGTCCCGGTCTACTTCTGCGACCCGCACTCGCCCTGGCAGCGCGGATCCAACGAGAACACCAACGGGCTGCTCCGCCAGTACTTCCCCAAGGGCACCGACCTGACCGTCTACGGACCCGAAGACCTCGAACACGTCGCCCAGGAACTCAACGGCCGACCACGCAAGACGCTCGGCTGGGATACCCCAGCCGAGCGTCTGCGTGATCTACTGACAACCACATAA
- a CDS encoding bifunctional o-acetylhomoserine/o-acetylserine sulfhydrylase, giving the protein MSELENWRFETKQIHSGAQPDPVTKARATPIYQTTSYVFDNTDHAANLFALAEFGNIYTRIQNPTQDVVEQRVAALEGGTGALLVSSGQAAETFAVLNIAEAGDHIVSSSSIYGGTYNLFKYTLAKLGIETTFVENQDDPEEWRAAVRPNTKLFFAETIGNPKINVLDIRSVADVAHEARVPLIVDNTIATPYLIKPFEHGADIVIHSATKFLGGHGTTIGGVIVDGGKFEWSKNVDKFPGLTEPDPSYHGASYTTAVGDGLAYIIKARVQLLRDLGSAISPNSAWLLIQGIETLSLRIERHVQNAQEIAEWLENQDDVASVNYSGLPTSPWYAAANRYAPKGVGAVLSFELKGGVEAGREFVNSLTLFSHLANIGDVRSLVIHPASTTHSQLTPEQQLTTGVTPGLVRLSVGIENIDDLKADLEQALAAARKVAEAARA; this is encoded by the coding sequence ATGTCCGAACTCGAGAACTGGCGTTTCGAGACCAAGCAGATCCACTCGGGCGCTCAGCCCGACCCGGTGACGAAGGCTCGCGCCACGCCCATCTACCAGACCACGTCGTACGTGTTCGACAACACCGACCACGCCGCGAACCTGTTCGCGCTGGCGGAGTTCGGCAACATCTACACCCGCATCCAGAACCCGACGCAGGACGTCGTGGAGCAGCGCGTCGCCGCGCTCGAGGGGGGCACCGGCGCCCTCCTGGTCTCCAGCGGCCAGGCGGCCGAGACGTTCGCGGTGCTGAACATCGCCGAGGCGGGCGACCACATCGTCTCGTCGAGCTCGATCTACGGCGGCACGTACAACCTCTTCAAGTACACCCTCGCCAAGCTCGGCATCGAAACGACCTTCGTCGAGAACCAGGACGACCCCGAGGAGTGGCGCGCCGCCGTCCGCCCGAACACGAAGCTCTTCTTCGCCGAGACGATCGGCAACCCGAAGATCAACGTGCTCGACATCCGCAGCGTCGCCGACGTCGCCCACGAGGCGCGCGTGCCGCTGATCGTCGACAACACGATCGCGACGCCGTACCTCATCAAGCCGTTCGAGCACGGCGCCGACATCGTGATCCACTCGGCCACGAAGTTCCTCGGCGGCCACGGCACCACCATCGGCGGCGTCATCGTCGACGGCGGGAAGTTCGAGTGGTCCAAGAACGTCGACAAGTTCCCCGGCCTCACCGAGCCCGACCCCTCGTACCACGGCGCGTCGTACACGACCGCGGTCGGCGACGGCCTGGCGTACATCATCAAGGCCCGCGTGCAGCTGCTGCGCGACCTCGGCTCGGCCATCTCGCCCAACAGCGCGTGGCTCCTGATCCAGGGCATCGAGACGCTGTCGCTGCGCATCGAGCGCCACGTGCAGAACGCGCAGGAGATCGCGGAGTGGCTCGAGAACCAGGATGACGTCGCGTCGGTCAACTACTCGGGCCTTCCCACGTCGCCCTGGTACGCGGCGGCCAACAGGTACGCCCCGAAGGGCGTCGGCGCCGTGCTGTCGTTCGAGCTCAAGGGCGGTGTCGAGGCGGGCCGCGAGTTCGTCAACTCGCTGACCCTCTTCAGCCATCTCGCCAACATCGGCGACGTGCGCTCGCTCGTCATCCACCCCGCCTCGACGACCCACTCGCAGCTGACCCCCGAACAGCAGCTCACCACCGGCGTGACGCCCGGCCTGGTGCGCCTGTCGGTCGGCATCGAGAACATCGACGACCTCAAGGCCGACCTCGAGCAGGCTCTGGCCGCCGCCCGCAAGGTGGCCGAGGCCGCGCGCGCCTGA